GTTGATATACAAACATTACATAAATTACTTTACTAGACTGTGAAAAATACATCAGATTTTCTCTATAAGTTTccagcaaataaaacaaaaaagcaacctCAAGTGTGTCTCTCCGATTCAAGGGTGAAATGCACAATGCCTGAGGTACACCCACTCCTCACCACAGCACACACTACTATGCCGGGAGGGGTGCCTGCATGTCACTTGGCTCGAGCAGACCGCAGAGTTCCCAGTATTTTGTCCCAGTGTGTGAAGTAAGGGGCGAAGTTGCAGGTAAACTGGGAGTGATGCAGGTCGTGGTGCTCCACACCCCCATACCACCCGAAAGGTACCAGTTTGTGCGTGGACCAGGGGAAGTCGTAGCCCGAGTGGTCCTCCACCGACAGCCAGATGTTGACCACGTGGAAGGTCAGGACAGTGAGCGGGTGGCACTGGAGCAGCAAGACGTTCATCATGTCAAAGAAACCCAAGGAAAACTGCTCCCCGACGCTCATGTATTGCGTGGCCAGCGCAAACGGGTACGAGTTCTGGTGGTGCATCTTGTGGAAGTTCCGGTACAGCCAGGGCACCTTGTGGTGCAGCACATGCCACACGAAGAACTCGGTGTCGAAGAGCAGCAGGCAGAGCACGACGTGGC
This sequence is a window from Physeter macrocephalus isolate SW-GA chromosome 20, ASM283717v5, whole genome shotgun sequence. Protein-coding genes within it:
- the CH25H gene encoding cholesterol 25-hydroxylase; this encodes MSSHNGSEFHVLCSSGQLFLQPLWDRLRTWEALIRSPFFPVFFSITTYVGFCLPFVVLDVLCPWVPALRRYKIHPDFSPSAWQLLPCLGQTLYQHVVFVFPMTLLHWAASPALLPPEAPELLQLVRHVVLCLLLFDTEFFVWHVLHHKVPWLYRNFHKMHHQNSYPFALATQYMSVGEQFSLGFFDMMNVLLLQCHPLTVLTFHVVNIWLSVEDHSGYDFPWSTHKLVPFGWYGGVEHHDLHHSQFTCNFAPYFTHWDKILGTLRSARAK